A DNA window from Paenibacillus sp. HWE-109 contains the following coding sequences:
- a CDS encoding FAD-dependent oxidoreductase — translation MAKVWEDSELRLSADVLVIGGGPSGTWAALTAATNGSKVILVDKGYCGTSGATAPSGTGVWYIKPDEQLREEARQSRYLLGGKLAEVPWMNRVLDRTYENMNKLGAWGYPFPKDDNGDPYKRGLQGPEYMKLMRKLVQKAGVQILDHSPVLELLADEHGVGGATGVRTQSGQTWTVRAGAVVIATGGCAFLSKALGTNVLTGDGYLLAAEAGADFSGMEFSNAYAICPTFSSVTKTAYYRYASFYYEDGTIVEGAGSQRGRSIIARNLLQGRQVYASLDQAPEDIRPLLRVNQTNFFLPFDRLGIDPFKDKFPVTLRLEGTVRGTGGIRIIDEQCSTIVPGLYAAGDAATRELICGGFTGGGSHNAAWAMSSGSFAGEGASKFARDLGDRASNRQLKSVSTTTFAKAGGSEDKGKTAEAIRAVQEEVTPYDRNLFRTQEGLASSITRLDGLWTDLRERTTTLDLQGVRHREATAMTATARWMYNTAQVRTETRGMHKREDYPTLDDSQRYRLISGGLDQVWTQKAEVSKEAVTP, via the coding sequence ATGGCGAAGGTATGGGAAGATAGTGAATTGCGGTTGTCTGCTGATGTTCTGGTCATTGGTGGCGGGCCATCTGGAACTTGGGCGGCCTTAACGGCTGCAACGAATGGCTCCAAAGTCATTCTGGTAGATAAAGGGTATTGCGGCACAAGCGGAGCAACGGCGCCATCAGGTACGGGCGTTTGGTATATCAAGCCGGACGAACAGCTTCGTGAGGAAGCAAGGCAAAGTCGATATTTACTCGGCGGTAAATTGGCTGAGGTTCCTTGGATGAATCGTGTGCTCGATCGCACGTATGAGAATATGAATAAATTGGGAGCGTGGGGCTACCCTTTTCCCAAAGATGATAACGGTGATCCTTACAAAAGAGGCTTGCAAGGGCCTGAATATATGAAGCTCATGCGTAAATTGGTACAAAAAGCTGGTGTGCAAATTCTCGATCACAGTCCTGTACTTGAACTGCTTGCCGATGAACACGGTGTTGGCGGTGCGACAGGCGTAAGGACGCAAAGCGGCCAAACGTGGACGGTGCGTGCCGGGGCGGTAGTGATCGCGACAGGCGGTTGTGCTTTCCTAAGCAAAGCATTAGGAACGAATGTTTTAACGGGGGATGGTTATTTGCTGGCTGCTGAGGCAGGGGCAGACTTCTCCGGCATGGAGTTCTCGAATGCGTACGCGATTTGCCCGACATTCTCTTCCGTGACCAAAACAGCTTACTATCGGTATGCTTCCTTCTATTATGAAGATGGAACCATTGTGGAGGGGGCAGGCTCGCAACGCGGTCGATCCATCATCGCTCGCAATCTGCTGCAAGGTCGTCAAGTGTATGCAAGCTTGGATCAAGCGCCTGAGGATATTCGTCCGCTTCTGCGCGTGAACCAAACGAATTTCTTCCTGCCTTTCGATCGGCTCGGTATCGATCCATTCAAAGATAAATTCCCGGTCACACTGCGCTTGGAAGGAACCGTTCGCGGTACAGGAGGTATTCGTATTATTGACGAGCAATGTTCGACGATTGTGCCAGGCCTCTATGCGGCTGGAGATGCGGCTACTCGCGAACTGATATGCGGAGGTTTCACAGGCGGTGGCAGTCATAATGCCGCTTGGGCGATGTCATCCGGTTCGTTCGCAGGCGAGGGAGCTTCCAAGTTTGCGCGTGATCTCGGTGACAGAGCATCCAATCGCCAGTTGAAAAGTGTCTCCACCACCACATTCGCCAAAGCCGGAGGCAGTGAGGATAAAGGCAAAACAGCAGAAGCCATTCGTGCCGTGCAAGAGGAAGTAACGCCGTATGATCGCAATTTGTTCCGTACGCAAGAAGGGCTGGCTAGCTCAATCACCCGTCTGGATGGACTTTGGACGGATCTGCGCGAACGTACGACGACCCTGGATCTGCAAGGTGTTCGCCATCGTGAAGCTACAGCTATGACAGCGACGGCTCGATGGATGTACAATACCGCACAGGTTCGTACGGAGACTAGAGGGATGCACAAACGTGAGGATTATCCGACATTGGATGATTCGCAGCGCTATCGGTTAATCAGCGGCGGGCTTGACCAGGTCTGGACGCAAAAGGCTGAAGTAAGCAAGGAGGCCGTTACGCCATGA
- a CDS encoding 4Fe-4S dicluster domain-containing protein has product MIELVSESKCVECNLCVSVCPTNVFDRGEHGIPVIARQSDCQTCFMCELYCPADALYVAADAEGPTAVSEALLDEQGLLGGYREKVGWGKGRKPVAEHPYMYELAKRTAIG; this is encoded by the coding sequence ATGATTGAATTGGTCAGCGAGTCCAAATGTGTAGAGTGCAATTTATGCGTGTCGGTTTGTCCAACGAACGTGTTTGATCGCGGGGAGCATGGTATTCCGGTTATTGCGCGTCAAAGCGACTGCCAAACCTGCTTCATGTGCGAGTTGTATTGTCCGGCAGATGCGCTTTATGTCGCTGCGGATGCAGAAGGGCCAACGGCTGTAAGTGAAGCGCTTCTGGATGAACAAGGTCTATTGGGCGGCTATCGTGAGAAAGTAGGTTGGGGCAAAGGCCGCAAACCGGTCGCCGAACATCCTTATATGTATGAATTAGCGAAAAGAACCGCCATAGGGTAA
- a CDS encoding ABC transporter substrate-binding protein has product MTEKQIQRKRGFLRSSSLVVLLATMVGLVAACGNSEGASKPANSSATATSSGAKVQPPSVINYGYIGTNKLNFPGGAEGWGFYKGIIQEEFKKYGITDVKLVAFPNGPDQSESLISGRLDFGSLGDTPALLARSTGAKTRAITQGATDSIGYLIGKKGGPQSIADLKGKTVAIQKGSFMHRYIAGLVKEQNVPDVKFIHMLRPDGEAALSRGEVDAMTNSAIFALKQIEQGYPLIDDASKHPNLIGTSITVASEEYLKKFPDFQKVWNEARLKALKDLQAKPDEYYQFLSQLNGFTPELNKKVTPIETIKAVNFTDDGLKLLDGTKKFLVDEKLAEKDFDLNQWILK; this is encoded by the coding sequence ATGACAGAGAAACAGATACAAAGAAAAAGGGGATTTTTACGGTCATCAAGTTTGGTCGTTTTGTTAGCGACAATGGTTGGCTTGGTAGCGGCATGCGGCAATTCCGAAGGAGCCTCTAAGCCGGCGAACAGCAGTGCCACAGCAACTAGCAGCGGAGCCAAAGTGCAGCCGCCAAGTGTCATCAATTATGGTTACATTGGGACGAATAAGCTTAATTTTCCGGGCGGGGCGGAAGGCTGGGGCTTTTATAAAGGAATTATTCAAGAAGAATTCAAGAAATACGGCATAACGGATGTTAAATTGGTTGCTTTCCCGAACGGACCCGATCAAAGTGAATCGCTGATCAGCGGCAGACTTGATTTCGGTAGTTTGGGTGATACGCCTGCACTTCTTGCTCGTTCTACCGGAGCCAAAACAAGAGCCATTACACAAGGGGCTACGGACAGTATCGGCTACTTGATTGGCAAGAAAGGCGGACCTCAGTCCATCGCTGATCTGAAAGGCAAAACGGTTGCGATTCAAAAGGGTTCCTTTATGCACCGTTATATTGCTGGTTTGGTGAAAGAACAGAACGTTCCGGATGTGAAATTCATCCATATGCTGCGCCCTGACGGCGAAGCTGCTCTCTCTCGTGGAGAAGTCGATGCGATGACCAACAGCGCAATCTTCGCTTTAAAGCAAATCGAACAAGGCTATCCGTTAATTGATGATGCGTCCAAACATCCCAATTTGATCGGTACCAGCATCACCGTGGCTTCTGAAGAGTATCTGAAGAAATTTCCTGATTTCCAAAAAGTTTGGAATGAAGCGCGTCTCAAAGCACTGAAGGATTTGCAGGCTAAACCTGATGAATATTACCAATTCCTTTCGCAGTTAAATGGCTTTACTCCAGAACTGAACAAGAAAGTTACGCCGATCGAGACGATTAAAGCTGTTAATTTCACCGATGATGGACTCAAGCTGCTCGATGGGACGAAGAAGTTTCTAGTCGATGAGAAGCTGGCAGAGAAAGATTTTGATCTGAATCAGTGGATTCTAAAATAA
- a CDS encoding nitroreductase family protein, which translates to MTTTTQAVYQASISPEVEANRKAEHPVHALFLNRWSSRAFEPKAVAEETLATILEAARWAPSASNLQPWKFIVAKTEAQKLKFQDFIKPNNRLWTDHAPVLFLLISNKHRPDGELNGAHAFDTGAAWASIAFQAHLLGLATRAVGGYDKDKAREVLQIPAEYELHAVIALGYRGAGETLPEELQQREIPNGRRVLNESIIEGSF; encoded by the coding sequence ATGACGACTACTACGCAGGCCGTTTATCAAGCTTCAATATCCCCAGAGGTTGAGGCTAATCGCAAGGCTGAACACCCGGTTCATGCGCTTTTTCTAAACCGTTGGTCGTCTCGTGCTTTCGAACCCAAAGCCGTAGCAGAGGAGACGCTTGCGACTATACTTGAAGCTGCTCGATGGGCGCCGTCGGCAAGTAATCTACAGCCTTGGAAATTTATTGTTGCAAAAACAGAAGCACAGAAACTGAAATTTCAAGATTTCATTAAGCCAAACAACCGTTTATGGACGGATCATGCACCTGTTCTCTTTCTGTTGATTTCTAATAAGCATCGTCCAGATGGCGAGCTGAATGGGGCACATGCCTTTGATACGGGAGCAGCTTGGGCGTCGATTGCTTTTCAGGCGCATCTGCTGGGCCTCGCTACTCGGGCTGTTGGCGGTTATGACAAAGACAAAGCGCGTGAAGTGCTACAGATCCCGGCTGAGTATGAACTGCATGCTGTAATTGCCCTAGGCTATCGCGGTGCTGGTGAAACATTGCCGGAGGAATTGCAGCAACGTGAAATTCCGAACGGTCGGCGAGTTCTGAACGAAAGTATCATTGAAGGTTCATTCTAA
- a CDS encoding MFS transporter encodes MKVHSNRMEHWNRQFTALLTVQLLVSTAHGMFVPLLPNFLEDVGHVRGDSLYIWSGVVFSANFIAMMLAMPFLGRIGDRYGRKPVMLWSGFGMAVITACMPLASEPWQLTLLRFLQGCFTGILPFTMVLVLIGASRKKVGVSAGTMQMMGESGSLIGPLIASSLLSFMPVQSAYPAMSVFIFMAAMCVLLFVNEGPRTTHIPTKVRDSLLTDWKRLWRMKPLPSLLISALCVNFAIIGTNPVLPYYVKQATHTLPFLNEQWLLGVTLSTTSLAVILFSPFLGMISDRVGPLLLLKVATSTALLLCLVQAITHFYPIILGCRFLLGLCVAGMMPNIQAQVRGLVQKGMEGQTFAMVNSWMFLGSLSGPLIGGIIVAQFGIQGWFVAAMLVFAISCGQAFGIGRFYSRNAHLQVTHSLFNPATESKP; translated from the coding sequence TTGAAGGTTCATTCTAATCGCATGGAGCACTGGAATCGGCAATTCACTGCGCTTCTGACGGTGCAATTGCTTGTCTCAACAGCTCATGGCATGTTTGTTCCTTTACTGCCCAACTTCCTTGAGGACGTTGGGCATGTTCGTGGGGACTCGCTCTATATTTGGTCAGGAGTTGTATTCTCTGCCAACTTTATTGCGATGATGCTGGCTATGCCGTTCCTTGGCCGCATTGGTGACCGTTATGGCCGCAAGCCTGTTATGCTCTGGTCGGGATTCGGGATGGCCGTCATTACTGCCTGCATGCCGCTTGCTTCGGAACCATGGCAGTTAACGCTGCTGCGTTTTCTGCAAGGCTGCTTCACCGGTATTTTGCCTTTCACCATGGTGTTAGTACTGATCGGAGCCTCTCGCAAAAAAGTCGGCGTATCAGCAGGCACGATGCAGATGATGGGAGAGAGCGGGTCACTCATCGGACCCCTCATCGCTTCATCCTTGCTGTCCTTCATGCCTGTGCAAAGTGCCTACCCAGCCATGAGCGTATTTATTTTCATGGCAGCGATGTGTGTCTTGCTATTTGTGAATGAAGGCCCGCGCACAACGCATATACCTACGAAGGTGAGGGACTCCCTGCTCACTGATTGGAAACGATTGTGGCGTATGAAGCCATTGCCCTCCTTGTTGATCAGTGCCTTATGTGTGAATTTTGCCATCATCGGGACGAATCCCGTCTTGCCCTACTATGTGAAGCAAGCGACGCATACGTTGCCATTTCTCAATGAGCAGTGGCTGCTCGGTGTTACTTTATCGACAACTTCGCTTGCGGTCATTCTGTTCTCTCCCTTCCTTGGCATGATTTCTGACCGCGTTGGACCCTTGCTGCTCCTGAAAGTGGCGACAAGTACTGCGCTGTTGCTTTGTTTGGTGCAAGCGATAACACATTTCTATCCCATTATTCTTGGATGCCGATTTCTGCTTGGGTTGTGTGTAGCAGGCATGATGCCTAATATCCAGGCACAGGTGAGGGGATTGGTTCAGAAGGGGATGGAAGGGCAGACCTTTGCTATGGTAAATTCCTGGATGTTCCTCGGCAGTTTATCCGGCCCGCTCATTGGGGGGATTATCGTTGCCCAGTTTGGCATCCAAGGTTGGTTTGTAGCAGCTATGCTGGTCTTTGCCATCAGCTGCGGGCAAGCTTTTGGAATCGGTCGGTTTTATTCACGTAATGCTCACTTGCAGGTTACACATTCCTTATTTAATCCGGCAACTGAATCTAAACCTTAA
- a CDS encoding nicotianamine synthase family protein: MKNDDAFLFALHKMESQLKQLTFNLREGHDCMQVLQNKLDELCAFINNEEHIREWHLCSHDAEIRTQAQLLRASSIEALCHVEKYQSRRLHKGESQISDYIRNLSHSVINELDLLQIDRQSKVIFVGSGALPTSSLIIAEQTGAEVLCVDIDSEAVELGRHTARMSGLEGNITFTTTSLLELAFTRKATHVLIASLVSNKLELLEELKQVAPKSVRIMMRYGNGLKSLFNCPMEDDISEEWTQRKISNPSQIYDILLMERAKQMGMSSGFWLSMYHK, encoded by the coding sequence ATGAAAAACGATGATGCTTTTTTGTTTGCTTTGCATAAAATGGAATCGCAGCTAAAACAATTGACATTTAATTTGCGTGAAGGTCACGACTGTATGCAGGTGCTGCAAAATAAATTGGATGAACTGTGCGCGTTTATTAATAACGAGGAACATATCCGTGAATGGCATTTATGCAGTCATGACGCAGAGATTCGAACTCAAGCACAGCTGCTTAGAGCTAGCTCCATTGAAGCTCTTTGTCATGTAGAGAAATATCAATCAAGACGCCTACATAAAGGAGAAAGCCAGATAAGCGACTATATTCGCAACTTATCCCACTCGGTTATAAATGAGCTCGACCTGCTGCAGATTGATCGTCAGTCTAAGGTCATATTTGTTGGTTCTGGCGCGCTCCCGACCTCGTCGTTGATCATTGCAGAGCAAACAGGAGCTGAAGTACTGTGTGTGGATATTGACTCGGAAGCGGTAGAACTGGGAAGACATACAGCAAGGATGTCAGGCCTCGAAGGCAACATTACTTTTACGACTACAAGCTTATTGGAATTAGCATTTACGAGGAAGGCTACGCATGTGTTAATCGCTTCACTTGTCAGCAATAAATTGGAGCTGCTGGAGGAACTCAAGCAGGTCGCCCCTAAGTCAGTGAGAATTATGATGAGATACGGGAACGGGCTCAAATCGTTATTTAATTGCCCGATGGAAGATGATATTTCCGAAGAATGGACGCAGAGGAAAATTAGCAATCCGTCGCAGATCTATGACATACTCCTCATGGAACGTGCCAAACAAATGGGGATGAGTTCAGGATTTTGGCTGTCAATGTACCATAAATAG
- a CDS encoding response regulator transcription factor, with amino-acid sequence MNLLIVEDEIRLRHALANNIPWDQHDIEVVGQAGNGKEALRLIDLKKPEIILLDLQMPEMDGLTLARQLRETDPFLKIIVLSGHDDFSYAQQALELGVMKYLLKPAGDEEILATVLEAAERLKSELEQHHNEVELKEKWRLHLPHLVNDFLFGCLKGKFEPWEIEHKSNTLQLELPQEDHYAVVVIDMDPISEEETRFSRKDTSLLQFSLGSITKEFLQQEACWVISDYAGGTVVIFHLTGNEAANLALQKINALTEKLLFTVHSCLRLSASAGISGFLGRRDEMNKLYIQAMRALQNRIVLGHDLAIPYREEQGREAELQLQPNLEKALEIALETGEAEKASETLSMLWDSGMRSAETLVAMQEYILYFGSLFVRMIQKQGWPVQEVAGDDYVYFHNHRELTAKDQIFFWLQRMIKAYLAYANQRRKSTSHGVIKTILGLVENEIDQEMTLQAVADRLYVNSSYLSRLFKQETGKAFSTYVLERKMEKAKATLQEGARVYDAAAAVGYRDVSYFTRVFRKYWGVTPGEVRN; translated from the coding sequence ATGAACTTATTAATTGTGGAAGATGAAATTCGACTCAGACACGCACTAGCTAATAACATCCCTTGGGACCAACATGATATTGAGGTTGTCGGCCAAGCTGGCAATGGCAAAGAAGCTTTGCGCTTAATCGATTTGAAAAAACCGGAAATTATTTTGCTGGATTTGCAAATGCCTGAGATGGACGGCTTGACGTTGGCCAGGCAGCTTCGCGAAACCGACCCCTTTCTGAAAATCATCGTGTTAAGCGGCCATGATGATTTCTCCTATGCCCAGCAAGCGCTTGAACTAGGTGTCATGAAATATTTGCTGAAGCCTGCTGGAGATGAGGAAATTCTGGCTACCGTGCTTGAAGCGGCAGAAAGGTTGAAATCCGAGCTTGAACAGCATCATAACGAAGTGGAGTTAAAGGAGAAGTGGCGGCTGCATTTGCCGCATCTGGTGAATGATTTTTTATTCGGCTGCTTGAAAGGCAAATTCGAGCCATGGGAGATTGAGCACAAAAGCAATACGCTGCAGTTGGAATTGCCGCAGGAGGATCATTACGCCGTTGTCGTCATTGATATGGACCCGATCTCGGAAGAGGAGACGAGGTTCAGCAGGAAGGACACGTCCTTGCTGCAATTCTCGCTTGGCAGTATCACGAAGGAATTCCTCCAGCAAGAAGCGTGTTGGGTTATTTCAGATTATGCCGGCGGGACAGTCGTTATCTTCCATTTAACAGGAAATGAAGCTGCTAATCTTGCACTGCAGAAAATTAATGCCCTGACAGAGAAGCTGCTTTTCACGGTGCATAGCTGTCTCAGACTTAGTGCAAGCGCAGGCATTAGCGGATTTCTGGGCCGGCGTGATGAAATGAACAAGCTGTATATACAAGCTATGCGTGCGCTGCAAAACCGGATTGTGCTTGGACATGATTTGGCAATTCCGTATCGGGAAGAGCAGGGAAGAGAGGCGGAATTGCAGCTCCAGCCGAACTTGGAGAAGGCTCTGGAGATCGCGCTCGAAACGGGCGAAGCCGAGAAGGCTAGCGAAACGTTAAGCATGCTTTGGGATAGCGGAATGCGTAGTGCGGAGACACTTGTGGCTATGCAGGAGTATATTCTTTATTTTGGCAGCTTGTTCGTCCGAATGATTCAGAAACAGGGCTGGCCGGTGCAGGAAGTGGCAGGGGACGACTATGTCTACTTTCATAATCATCGGGAGCTGACAGCGAAGGATCAGATTTTCTTTTGGCTGCAGCGCATGATTAAAGCGTATTTGGCTTACGCGAATCAGCGAAGAAAATCAACGAGTCATGGTGTGATTAAGACCATTCTTGGCTTGGTCGAAAATGAAATTGATCAGGAAATGACACTCCAAGCTGTAGCTGATAGGTTGTACGTTAATTCCTCCTATTTGAGCCGTTTGTTCAAGCAGGAAACAGGCAAAGCTTTCTCCACTTATGTACTTGAAAGGAAAATGGAGAAGGCCAAGGCTACCCTGCAAGAAGGCGCAAGAGTCTATGATGCTGCGGCTGCTGTCGGCTATAGAGATGTGAGTTATTTTACAAGGGTATTTCGCAAATATTGGGGCGTGACACCGGGTGAGGTTCGGAATTGA
- a CDS encoding ABC transporter permease, whose translation MRVKKHYSRQLWIDIRKDWDLYLALLPGLAFLLLFKYTPMYGIIIAFKDFNIFEGMAASPWVGWKHFEKLISSESFLSVFQNTLIISVYKILFLFPLPIIVAILLNELRQVAFKRSVQTVIYLPHFLSWVIVSGLFIDILSTNGGIVNKMIVSLGGEPIRFFLDSDIFRSVLVTSAGWKDTGWNTIIYLAALAGIDPGLYESAKMDGANKWKQIIHITLPGLLPIILLMFILRLGYVLEAGTEQVLVMYNPSVYNVADVIGTYVYRIGLGEQDYSFSTAVGVFESVVAFILILTGNGLARKFFGRGIW comes from the coding sequence TTGAGAGTAAAAAAGCACTATTCACGTCAATTATGGATTGATATTCGCAAAGATTGGGACTTATATCTTGCGCTCCTTCCTGGCCTTGCCTTTCTACTGCTGTTTAAGTATACGCCGATGTATGGCATCATCATTGCCTTTAAGGATTTCAATATTTTTGAGGGAATGGCAGCAAGTCCATGGGTAGGCTGGAAGCATTTTGAAAAGTTGATTTCATCTGAAAGTTTCTTATCTGTTTTTCAGAACACATTGATTATTTCGGTCTATAAAATTTTGTTCCTTTTCCCGCTGCCGATTATCGTAGCGATCTTGCTTAATGAATTAAGACAGGTTGCTTTTAAACGGAGTGTGCAAACGGTCATCTACTTGCCGCATTTCTTGTCATGGGTCATTGTGAGCGGTTTGTTCATTGATATTTTGTCCACGAACGGAGGTATTGTGAATAAAATGATTGTTTCGCTGGGTGGCGAACCGATCCGCTTCTTTCTGGACAGCGATATCTTTCGCTCGGTGCTAGTGACATCCGCTGGGTGGAAGGACACCGGTTGGAATACGATCATTTATTTGGCTGCCTTGGCTGGCATCGACCCTGGACTATATGAATCCGCGAAAATGGACGGAGCGAATAAATGGAAGCAAATTATTCATATTACGCTGCCAGGCTTACTGCCGATAATACTGCTGATGTTTATTCTAAGGCTAGGATATGTGCTTGAAGCGGGTACAGAACAAGTGCTTGTTATGTATAATCCGAGCGTTTATAACGTGGCTGACGTCATAGGCACTTATGTTTACCGCATTGGATTAGGCGAACAGGATTATAGTTTTTCGACAGCTGTAGGCGTATTCGAATCTGTGGTCGCTTTTATCTTAATTTTGACAGGCAACGGATTGGCGAGGAAATTTTTTGGGCGCGGTATCTGGTGA
- a CDS encoding carbohydrate ABC transporter permease: MSENLTVKGSIGPKSGAGVIRASTGERIFQVVNVLFFILLGLSTIFPFINLIAKSLSGEAAVVSGMVTMYPIDFQVGTYVYVASNSLFLNAFTVSVTVTLIGSLLALVMTTLAAYPLSKPRLRGRKFFILMYLFTMLFSGGLIPTYLLMHKLHLIDKLPVLFLPFMINVYNMLIIKSYFESLPDSLEESAKIDGASNMKILVRIILPLSMPVLATIALFYAVTFWNDYFTSLIYINSADLKPLQLYLKELFVTSTDAFLRTNVDASLNVSPQSIQAASIILATLPIILVYPFLQKYFVKGVLVGSVKG; the protein is encoded by the coding sequence ATGAGTGAAAACCTTACCGTTAAAGGATCTATTGGACCAAAGTCGGGCGCGGGCGTCATTCGCGCTTCAACGGGAGAGCGCATTTTCCAAGTCGTAAACGTTCTCTTTTTTATCTTATTAGGTCTCTCCACAATCTTTCCATTCATTAATTTAATTGCCAAATCGCTAAGTGGAGAAGCCGCTGTCGTCTCGGGGATGGTGACGATGTATCCCATTGATTTTCAAGTGGGGACCTACGTTTATGTGGCAAGCAATTCACTATTCTTGAACGCCTTTACGGTCTCCGTCACCGTCACGTTAATTGGATCGCTCTTGGCTCTGGTCATGACAACCCTAGCAGCTTATCCGCTGTCCAAGCCTAGACTGCGAGGACGCAAGTTTTTCATCCTAATGTATCTCTTTACGATGCTGTTTAGTGGCGGGCTAATCCCGACTTATTTACTCATGCATAAGCTTCATTTGATCGATAAACTGCCGGTGCTTTTTCTGCCCTTCATGATCAATGTCTACAACATGCTGATTATCAAAAGCTATTTTGAAAGTTTGCCTGACAGTCTGGAGGAATCGGCGAAAATCGATGGGGCGAGCAATATGAAAATTTTGGTGCGAATCATTTTACCGCTATCCATGCCTGTACTTGCAACGATTGCCCTTTTCTATGCGGTTACATTCTGGAATGATTATTTTACGTCATTGATCTATATCAACTCCGCGGATTTGAAGCCATTGCAGCTTTATTTAAAAGAGCTCTTCGTCACTTCAACCGATGCGTTCCTGAGAACGAATGTGGATGCTTCTCTGAATGTATCGCCGCAGTCGATTCAAGCTGCTTCCATCATTTTGGCGACACTGCCGATTATCCTCGTGTATCCTTTCTTGCAGAAATATTTCGTGAAAGGCGTACTGGTGGGCTCGGTTAAAGGCTGA
- a CDS encoding extracellular solute-binding protein, translated as MLKKYLTVLSITTLAAALSACGGGNEPAGSTTVPSTSTSPTAVASTNATKPEFKALLQYARFDPNAEVVAKFLNEKTGYKVTYDMLPVENPDDKLNLLMANKEQYAFMLLTGPQYSKLASSGALEPIDELVNKYGTNMKNVISQNSWNGAKLNGKIYGIPQTGSGTVVNSSLIVRQDWMDELGLKPPTTRDELYTVMKTIKEKKNVMAISGGKSPLLPEILPTFGLTMVQSTLTTGWQDVNGKLVNAVENPNMKSYLTFMKKLYSEKLIDQEWSLNQANKVIENFTSGKAAIISNGYFNAPTVQNALLKNTPNAKIAALPYLKGDDGKVQVMATAGISYYVGIPKWADKKEEIIKYLDLKLDKEIHKEATIGKEGVHHKVENGNYFPILPIFNDQYNNASSFLTGVDEKNYPIYWQARVRKDPILTDAFNKNQEAAKGSTVVDPLSFAPPLEAIGKNNQKLQKLMEDTYLKYITGAEPLENYDKFLAQWKAEGGDEMTKAANEWYAANKK; from the coding sequence ATGTTAAAAAAATATTTAACAGTCCTATCCATTACCACGTTAGCGGCTGCACTAAGCGCTTGCGGCGGCGGCAATGAACCTGCTGGCAGTACGACAGTACCAAGTACGTCAACTTCACCAACGGCTGTTGCAAGCACAAATGCGACTAAACCAGAATTCAAAGCGCTGCTGCAATATGCCCGGTTCGATCCCAACGCTGAGGTAGTGGCGAAATTTCTGAATGAGAAAACAGGATACAAAGTTACCTATGACATGCTGCCAGTTGAAAATCCGGATGACAAACTGAACCTGCTCATGGCCAACAAAGAACAATATGCTTTCATGCTGTTAACAGGTCCGCAGTATTCTAAACTCGCATCTTCCGGAGCCCTTGAACCGATTGATGAGTTGGTTAACAAATATGGCACCAATATGAAAAATGTGATTTCGCAAAACTCCTGGAACGGGGCTAAGCTAAACGGTAAAATTTACGGTATTCCACAAACGGGATCAGGCACGGTCGTCAACTCCTCGCTTATTGTCCGGCAAGACTGGATGGATGAATTAGGACTCAAGCCTCCGACTACGCGTGATGAGTTGTATACGGTGATGAAAACGATCAAAGAAAAGAAGAATGTCATGGCCATATCAGGCGGCAAAAGTCCGCTATTGCCTGAAATATTGCCAACGTTTGGATTAACGATGGTTCAATCGACCTTGACAACAGGCTGGCAGGATGTGAACGGGAAACTTGTTAATGCTGTCGAGAACCCGAACATGAAATCGTACTTGACGTTTATGAAAAAGCTGTACAGCGAGAAGCTGATTGATCAGGAATGGTCACTGAACCAAGCCAATAAAGTCATTGAGAATTTCACAAGCGGTAAAGCAGCGATCATATCCAATGGCTATTTCAATGCGCCTACCGTGCAAAATGCACTTTTGAAAAACACGCCGAACGCCAAAATTGCCGCCCTGCCTTATCTGAAAGGCGATGATGGGAAAGTGCAGGTCATGGCAACTGCTGGGATCAGCTATTATGTAGGTATCCCCAAATGGGCCGACAAGAAGGAAGAAATCATTAAGTACCTGGATTTAAAGTTGGATAAAGAGATACATAAAGAAGCAACGATCGGTAAAGAAGGGGTTCACCACAAAGTAGAGAATGGCAACTATTTCCCTATTCTGCCTATTTTCAACGATCAGTACAACAATGCGTCCTCCTTCCTTACAGGGGTTGATGAGAAAAACTATCCGATTTATTGGCAGGCTCGTGTTCGTAAAGATCCGATTCTAACGGACGCTTTCAATAAAAATCAAGAAGCGGCCAAAGGCAGCACAGTGGTCGATCCGCTTTCCTTCGCACCGCCGCTTGAAGCGATTGGGAAGAATAATCAGAAGCTGCAAAAATTGATGGAAGATACGTATTTGAAATACATTACCGGTGCAGAACCGCTTGAAAACTATGATAAATTCCTGGCACAGTGGAAAGCGGAGGGCGGCGATGAAATGACCAAAGCTGCTAACGAGTGGTACGCTGCGAATAAGAAATAA